One Dictyoglomus thermophilum H-6-12 DNA window includes the following coding sequences:
- a CDS encoding FtsW/RodA/SpoVE family cell cycle protein encodes MKRYDRLIFILALILSLLSLPIIHTASWKWASMILNNPSYFFQHQLIYLPLAIGISFIISGFPLAFWRKNSLLLLIISIFLLTLVFVPPFGKVSRNVARWIEIGPIQIQPVEVLRFSWIIFLASFLSSNSEKNKIEDVRFFWIILFLFVISVILYFQPNMSMVVLFFISTFVILFISKMDIKQTLIMLLIIFLIFAFGALTGEYRKERLVFNKGIPFFKTFQQEQALKAIKDGGFFGKGWGRGLLKFYIPEAYNDFLFPVIFEEGGLMAGTVILILYFLLMLSVFNLSLKAVKIDTFYGLLSMGILVYWCVEISLNILMNLGFLPVMGLPLPFLSFGGSSMMINWAQVGLLMKIAISGDKK; translated from the coding sequence ATGAAAAGATATGATAGATTAATATTTATTTTAGCACTTATTCTATCATTACTTAGTCTTCCCATTATCCATACGGCAAGTTGGAAATGGGCAAGTATGATTTTAAATAATCCTTCTTACTTTTTCCAACATCAACTCATTTATTTACCTCTTGCTATTGGGATTTCTTTCATCATAAGTGGTTTTCCTTTAGCATTTTGGCGTAAAAATTCTCTTTTGCTTTTAATTATCTCTATTTTCCTTCTTACTTTAGTATTTGTACCACCTTTTGGAAAGGTTTCAAGGAATGTTGCAAGATGGATTGAGATAGGTCCTATTCAGATTCAGCCTGTGGAAGTTTTAAGATTTTCCTGGATAATATTTCTGGCAAGTTTCTTGTCTTCAAATAGTGAAAAGAACAAGATTGAAGATGTGAGATTTTTTTGGATTATTCTATTTCTTTTTGTTATATCTGTAATTCTTTACTTCCAACCTAATATGAGTATGGTGGTTCTCTTTTTTATTTCTACTTTTGTTATACTTTTTATTTCAAAAATGGATATAAAGCAAACTTTAATAATGTTGTTGATAATATTTTTGATATTCGCTTTTGGAGCATTAACAGGTGAATATAGAAAAGAGAGGTTAGTTTTTAACAAGGGAATTCCTTTTTTTAAAACTTTCCAACAAGAACAGGCTTTAAAGGCCATAAAGGATGGAGGATTTTTTGGTAAAGGATGGGGGAGAGGGTTATTGAAATTTTATATTCCTGAAGCTTATAATGATTTTTTATTTCCAGTAATATTTGAGGAAGGAGGCTTAATGGCAGGTACAGTGATCTTGATATTATATTTTCTCCTTATGTTAAGTGTTTTTAACCTATCTTTAAAGGCTGTAAAAATCGATACCTTTTATGGACTTTTAAGCATGGGTATATTAGTTTATTGGTGTGTTGAAATATCATTAAATATATTGATGAATTTAGGTTTTTTACCCGTGATGGGATTACCGCTACCTTTTTTAAGTTTTGGAGGATCTTCGATGATGATTAATTGGGCACAAGTTGGACTTCTTATGAAAATTGCAATTTCGGGTGATAAAAAATGA
- the murD gene encoding UDP-N-acetylmuramoyl-L-alanine--D-glutamate ligase, with amino-acid sequence MVLELKGKKVLVLGLGESGISTAKFLKDEGVKVIVNDYKEEEHFKNLINYFKENDISYIFGGHPTEILSDVDLIVISPGIPKTNPIYIEAKRRGIKVISEIELAYWYSEVPIIAVTGTKGKSTTTTLIGEVLKNANIPNIVAGNIGLPFVSVVKNLKEGYFVLEISSFQLEDIEEFRPFISLFINIYPDHLDRYSNMDEYILAKARIFMNQKKEDYAILNHDQEEIVKLAKHYEVRKLFFGFNKHEEEGLFYEEDKNKIFYNLSDRRGFLNIPKGIWNRILVNNFMASALVGLLLGVREEVIEKTGEEFQGIPFALQKIGEINGRIFVNDSKATNPISTISAIKSINSPILLILGGRNKNFDFQELFENIKKTTVKALILIGETKEVMKNLSEEYDIPYVLSDSLESAVKKAYEMSQPGDVILLSPACASFDMFRNYKERGKVFNEVFERLKHEKI; translated from the coding sequence ATGGTATTGGAGCTAAAAGGGAAAAAAGTATTAGTCCTTGGGCTTGGAGAAAGTGGAATAAGTACTGCAAAATTTCTTAAGGATGAAGGGGTAAAAGTTATAGTAAATGACTATAAAGAAGAGGAACATTTTAAGAACTTAATAAATTACTTTAAGGAGAATGATATATCATATATATTTGGAGGACATCCTACGGAAATATTAAGTGATGTGGATCTCATTGTGATAAGCCCAGGTATACCTAAGACAAATCCTATTTATATCGAGGCAAAAAGAAGAGGTATTAAAGTTATAAGCGAGATTGAACTTGCCTATTGGTATTCTGAAGTTCCCATAATAGCTGTAACTGGAACTAAAGGAAAATCTACAACTACTACTTTAATTGGAGAAGTCTTAAAAAACGCTAATATACCTAACATAGTTGCTGGAAATATTGGTCTACCTTTTGTCAGTGTAGTAAAAAACTTGAAAGAGGGGTACTTTGTGCTTGAAATTAGTAGTTTTCAGCTTGAGGACATTGAGGAATTTAGGCCTTTTATATCTTTATTTATTAATATTTATCCTGACCATTTAGACAGATATTCAAATATGGATGAGTATATCTTGGCAAAAGCACGTATATTTATGAATCAGAAAAAAGAAGATTATGCGATTTTAAATCATGATCAAGAGGAAATTGTTAAATTAGCTAAGCACTATGAAGTTAGAAAATTATTCTTTGGATTTAATAAACATGAGGAAGAAGGTTTATTCTATGAAGAAGATAAAAATAAAATATTTTACAATCTTTCTGATAGAAGGGGATTTTTAAATATTCCAAAGGGTATTTGGAATAGGATATTGGTAAACAATTTCATGGCTTCCGCATTAGTTGGACTATTATTAGGAGTGAGGGAAGAGGTTATTGAAAAAACGGGAGAGGAGTTTCAAGGTATTCCTTTTGCCCTTCAGAAAATTGGAGAAATTAATGGAAGGATTTTTGTTAACGATTCAAAGGCAACAAATCCCATATCCACAATTTCGGCTATTAAGAGCATAAATTCTCCTATATTGCTTATTCTTGGGGGAAGAAATAAGAATTTTGATTTTCAAGAGCTTTTTGAAAATATAAAGAAAACTACAGTTAAGGCTCTGATATTAATAGGCGAGACTAAAGAGGTTATGAAAAATCTTTCTGAAGAATATGATATTCCTTACGTACTTTCTGATTCTTTAGAAAGTGCTGTAAAGAAGGCCTATGAGATGTCACAACCTGGAGATGTGATATTGCTGTCTCCTGCCTGTGCTAGTTTTGATATGTTTAGAAATTATAAAGAAAGAGGTAAAGTTTTTAATGAGGTTTTTGAGAGATTAAAACATGAAAAGATATGA
- the mraY gene encoding phospho-N-acetylmuramoyl-pentapeptide-transferase: protein MIALLSINFVAFFVFLLILKYWINFQRNKGIGKYIRKEGPSSHFQKSGTPVMGGIVFILAVFPFLFFKETFFISLSTILFGLLGLVDDLKLMENKDYGIRPLRKIFLSFIITLILYVFSPHDYKIYWGSHLIIDSSILYIFLFFIILIAVPNAINLTDGLDGLAGGTSLVTLIFLLVYSFHFKKIALEISLMITALLAFLWFNSHPAEIFMGDVGAFALGGFIASLSVVNKVELLLIFLSGIFLIESLSVFIQVFFYKWKKKRIFLMSPIHHHFELKGWKETKIVWRFYIIHLLIIIGGLVLWYWS, encoded by the coding sequence ATGATTGCTCTGTTAAGTATTAATTTTGTTGCATTTTTTGTGTTTTTGTTAATTCTTAAGTATTGGATAAATTTTCAAAGAAATAAGGGTATTGGCAAATATATTAGAAAAGAGGGACCTTCATCTCATTTTCAGAAATCAGGAACTCCTGTTATGGGGGGTATAGTATTCATATTGGCTGTTTTTCCCTTTTTATTTTTTAAAGAGACATTTTTTATTTCTCTTTCCACGATTTTGTTTGGTTTATTGGGACTCGTTGATGATTTAAAACTTATGGAAAATAAAGATTATGGTATAAGACCTCTAAGGAAAATCTTTCTTTCTTTTATAATAACTTTGATTCTATATGTTTTTTCTCCTCATGACTATAAAATTTATTGGGGGTCACATCTTATTATAGATTCAAGTATTTTATACATTTTTCTCTTCTTTATAATTCTTATTGCAGTTCCTAATGCTATAAATCTTACTGATGGGCTTGATGGCCTTGCAGGAGGCACCTCTCTGGTAACTCTTATATTTCTTCTTGTTTACAGTTTTCATTTTAAAAAAATTGCTCTTGAAATTTCTTTAATGATTACTGCTTTGTTGGCCTTTTTATGGTTTAATTCTCATCCTGCAGAGATATTTATGGGTGATGTAGGGGCTTTTGCTTTGGGAGGATTTATTGCTTCTCTCTCTGTGGTTAATAAAGTGGAACTCTTGCTTATATTCCTAAGTGGTATATTCTTGATTGAGTCATTATCTGTTTTCATTCAGGTTTTCTTTTATAAATGGAAGAAGAAAAGAATTTTTTTAATGAGTCCTATTCATCATCACTTTGAGCTTAAAGGATGGAAAGAGACTAAAATTGTCTGGCGATTTTATATTATTCATTTATTGATTATTATAGGAGGATTGGTTCTATGGTATTGGAGCTAA
- a CDS encoding UDP-N-acetylmuramoyl-tripeptide--D-alanyl-D-alanine ligase: protein MSLNLTVEDILKATKGILIKGNFKDKVDSISTDSRNIKKDDVFIALKGEKFDGHEFVKDAILKGAKGVIVSRDVNLEDKAFIIKVQDTLKALQDIANYYLKTLNAKVIGITGSSGKTTTKNLVGRLLKLIGKVYVSKENFNNEIGVPLSILEAEKDVDFLVLEMAMRGKGEISLLSKIAEPDIGVITNIGWAHIGRLGSREAIMEAKAEIFDYIKEDGIAILNRDDSFSMKIYERLHIKKYTFGFEEGSDLRGLILDKGKESYTLGLYFPDGKRLTLSLPVYPLNIYRNLLSALLVLWSISPESIYRVKEDFDFTLPKQRLDVKRNKDGLVIIDDTYNANPDSMKTAIEYLELLDVPGRKVALLGDMLELGNYSIEGHKEVIEEVLKRNIDVIVLYGQEMKKALDEFEKIDWSKVHWSDNPEEIKSILRRSLQPKDTVLIKGSRAMRMEDFVKFLEDEYDCSVKY from the coding sequence ATGAGTCTTAATTTAACTGTAGAAGATATATTAAAGGCTACTAAAGGAATTTTAATAAAAGGAAATTTTAAAGATAAGGTAGATTCTATAAGTACTGATAGCCGTAATATTAAAAAGGATGACGTTTTTATTGCATTGAAGGGAGAGAAGTTTGATGGACATGAGTTTGTGAAAGACGCCATATTAAAGGGAGCAAAGGGAGTAATAGTAAGTAGAGATGTTAATTTAGAAGATAAGGCTTTTATAATAAAGGTTCAAGATACTTTAAAGGCCTTGCAGGATATTGCTAACTATTACTTAAAAACATTAAACGCTAAAGTTATTGGGATTACTGGCAGTTCTGGAAAGACTACTACTAAGAACTTAGTTGGTAGACTTTTGAAGTTAATTGGTAAAGTTTATGTAAGTAAGGAGAATTTTAATAACGAAATTGGAGTTCCCTTAAGCATCTTAGAGGCAGAAAAAGATGTGGATTTTTTAGTGTTGGAAATGGCTATGAGAGGTAAAGGTGAAATAAGCTTGCTTAGTAAAATTGCAGAACCCGATATTGGAGTGATAACTAATATTGGGTGGGCTCATATAGGTAGATTGGGGTCAAGAGAAGCTATTATGGAGGCAAAGGCAGAAATTTTTGATTATATAAAAGAGGATGGTATCGCAATTTTAAATAGAGATGATTCTTTTTCTATGAAAATTTATGAAAGACTGCATATCAAGAAATATACTTTTGGTTTTGAAGAGGGAAGCGATCTTAGAGGATTGATTTTGGACAAAGGTAAAGAAAGTTACACTTTAGGATTATATTTTCCTGATGGGAAAAGATTGACTCTTTCTCTTCCTGTTTATCCTCTTAACATATATAGGAATCTTCTTTCTGCTTTGTTGGTTTTGTGGAGTATTTCTCCAGAAAGTATCTATAGAGTAAAAGAAGATTTTGATTTTACTTTACCAAAACAGAGACTTGATGTTAAAAGAAATAAGGATGGTTTGGTGATTATTGATGATACTTATAATGCTAATCCTGACTCTATGAAGACTGCTATAGAGTATCTTGAACTTTTAGATGTTCCGGGGAGAAAAGTAGCACTTCTTGGTGATATGCTTGAGCTTGGAAATTATAGTATTGAAGGGCACAAAGAGGTGATAGAGGAAGTTTTAAAGAGAAATATTGATGTGATTGTACTTTACGGACAAGAGATGAAAAAAGCGTTAGATGAATTTGAAAAAATTGATTGGTCGAAGGTTCACTGGTCTGATAATCCAGAAGAAATAAAGAGCATATTAAGAAGGAGTCTACAACCAAAAGATACTGTTCTTATAAAAGGTTCTAGAGCGATGCGCATGGAAGACTTTGTTAAGTTTTTGGAGGATGAGTATGATTGCTCTGTTAAGTATTAA
- a CDS encoding UDP-N-acetylmuramoyl-L-alanyl-D-glutamate--2,6-diaminopimelate ligase → MKKLKEIVEYIKDHVIEVIGDVDLNITGIATDSRKVRKGNIFFALPGTKDDGKNYISDAISKGASAVFLEGEVNNIYGVPLVRVREILDVLSKVSSYFYDFPSKYLNIIGVTGTNGKTTTTNLLYHYWKSKGIRSGLIGTIEYKIDDESYPSNFTTPQPQDLQEILRKMVDREVKFLAMEISSHALALKRVDGISLKGAVFTNLTQDHLDFHKTMEEYFQAKLKIFNYLEDGGFAVINRDNEWTGRISLPNRRVFWVSLKNGDLYLKKHENTNNGMLLEIGTPLGDLIIDTKLKGKFNIYNILFAVGVLIGLGEPLEDISKFLSTFKGVKGRLELIREGQNFDVIVDYAHTPDGLFNVLQTVKEFTKGRVIVVFGCGGDRDPTKRDKMGEISARLADIVIVTSDNPRTEDPLKIIRQIEEGIRRVGRSDYFVIENREEAIKKAIEIAGEGDSVLIAGKGHEDYQIIGNTKIPFSDQEVAKKYILERLKNES, encoded by the coding sequence TTGAAGAAACTGAAAGAAATAGTTGAATACATAAAAGACCATGTTATTGAAGTTATTGGTGATGTTGATTTAAATATTACGGGTATAGCTACAGATTCAAGAAAAGTTAGAAAGGGCAATATCTTCTTTGCTCTTCCAGGGACAAAAGATGATGGAAAGAATTATATAAGTGATGCTATCTCAAAAGGAGCAAGTGCAGTATTTCTTGAGGGAGAAGTTAATAATATTTATGGTGTACCTTTAGTAAGAGTAAGAGAAATATTGGATGTGCTTAGTAAGGTTTCTTCTTATTTTTATGATTTTCCCTCTAAATATCTAAATATCATTGGAGTTACAGGTACTAACGGAAAAACTACTACTACAAACCTGTTATATCATTATTGGAAAAGTAAAGGTATAAGGTCTGGTTTAATTGGTACTATTGAGTATAAAATAGATGATGAGTCTTATCCTTCCAATTTTACCACTCCTCAACCTCAGGACCTTCAAGAAATTTTAAGGAAGATGGTAGATAGAGAAGTTAAGTTTTTAGCCATGGAGATTTCTTCTCATGCATTGGCTTTGAAAAGAGTCGATGGGATATCCTTAAAGGGAGCAGTGTTTACTAACTTGACTCAAGATCATCTTGATTTTCATAAGACTATGGAAGAATATTTTCAGGCAAAGTTAAAAATTTTTAATTACTTGGAGGATGGAGGATTTGCAGTAATAAATAGAGACAATGAATGGACAGGAAGAATTTCTCTTCCAAATAGAAGAGTTTTCTGGGTATCTCTTAAAAATGGAGATCTATATTTAAAAAAGCATGAAAATACTAATAATGGAATGCTTCTTGAGATAGGTACTCCTTTAGGTGATCTGATAATTGATACAAAATTAAAGGGAAAGTTCAATATATATAACATTCTTTTTGCAGTAGGCGTACTTATTGGATTAGGAGAGCCTTTAGAGGATATTTCTAAATTTCTTTCTACTTTTAAAGGTGTAAAGGGAAGACTTGAGCTTATAAGAGAAGGACAGAATTTTGATGTGATTGTAGATTATGCTCATACTCCTGATGGGCTTTTTAACGTTTTACAGACTGTTAAAGAATTTACAAAAGGTAGAGTTATAGTGGTTTTTGGTTGTGGAGGAGATAGAGATCCTACAAAGAGAGACAAAATGGGGGAGATATCCGCAAGGCTTGCAGATATAGTCATAGTTACTTCTGATAATCCAAGAACGGAGGATCCTTTAAAAATTATAAGGCAGATTGAAGAGGGTATAAGGAGAGTAGGAAGATCGGATTACTTTGTGATTGAAAATAGAGAAGAAGCAATAAAGAAGGCTATTGAGATAGCTGGAGAAGGAGATTCAGTATTAATAGCGGGTAAGGGACATGAGGATTATCAAATAATTGGGAACACAAAGATTCCTTTTAGTGATCAAGAAGTAGCCAAGAAATATATTCTAGAGAGGTTAAAAAATGAGTCTTAA
- a CDS encoding peptidoglycan D,D-transpeptidase FtsI family protein — MSVLRLRIFFTLWILVLIFIEGFIIYSQVFGSENKLFLRPTLERGLILDRNGYELSFNVKRNSIAANPSLFNALERNKIADILSKGLNLSKNDILTKLSSKTTFVWIKRILSESEYNKVKKYIDGKKIFVIEENYRSYPLKIGTSNLLGFVGVDSQGLYGLEALLDNYLNQGKNVYLTIDKNLQEIVSIYLRDYIREYEAKGGFIGIMDLNTGEILALSSLPDIDVNASLSDIIKSSQNIRSPLYSLYEPGSLFKIITSGIAIEERIVNPLETIYCGGEEITKEGYRVRCTEPHGIVNLENAFVKSCNIYFYHLAQKIPFSVWNKYFGLMEINNPIPMDIKFMDKDSIVPDIERSIVNRGTIGFGHGLAINPIKMLWVFSVFANEGSLLKPRLIKGIGENMEDSKKEVLRQVFSKETSEEVLKLMTEVIKKGTAKRLSNLKYYIAGKTGTAQVSTAKGYLDVYNHFFIGYLFLEDKKYSILIMLEEPKRGRFAAETVVPLFGEIVKRLAIYGRMIN; from the coding sequence ATGAGCGTATTAAGATTAAGAATATTTTTTACGTTATGGATTTTGGTTTTGATTTTTATAGAGGGATTTATTATTTATTCTCAAGTTTTCGGATCTGAGAATAAACTCTTTTTGCGTCCGACTCTTGAGAGGGGGCTTATCTTGGATAGGAATGGTTATGAGCTGAGTTTTAATGTAAAGCGAAATTCTATTGCTGCAAATCCTTCTCTTTTTAATGCTTTAGAAAGAAATAAGATCGCAGATATATTGTCTAAGGGATTAAATTTATCTAAAAATGATATTCTAACTAAATTAAGTTCAAAAACAACCTTTGTTTGGATCAAAAGAATTCTTTCTGAAAGTGAGTATAACAAGGTAAAAAAATATATAGATGGAAAGAAAATTTTTGTAATAGAGGAAAATTATAGGTCCTATCCATTAAAGATTGGAACTTCCAATCTTTTAGGTTTTGTAGGAGTAGATTCTCAGGGATTATATGGATTAGAGGCTTTATTAGATAACTATTTAAACCAAGGAAAGAATGTTTATCTTACCATAGATAAAAATCTTCAAGAAATAGTTTCAATATATCTTAGGGATTACATTAGAGAATATGAGGCTAAAGGTGGATTTATAGGGATAATGGATCTTAATACAGGGGAAATCTTAGCTCTCTCTTCTTTACCTGATATAGATGTAAATGCAAGTTTATCAGATATAATAAAAAGTTCTCAAAATATTAGATCTCCTCTTTATTCTCTCTACGAGCCCGGATCTTTATTCAAAATTATTACTTCAGGTATTGCTATAGAAGAAAGAATAGTAAATCCTTTGGAAACTATTTATTGCGGTGGTGAGGAGATTACTAAAGAGGGATATAGAGTGAGGTGTACAGAACCTCACGGAATAGTAAACTTAGAGAACGCATTTGTTAAATCTTGTAACATATATTTTTATCATCTTGCCCAAAAAATTCCTTTCTCGGTTTGGAATAAGTACTTTGGATTAATGGAAATTAATAATCCTATTCCTATGGATATTAAATTTATGGATAAGGATTCGATAGTTCCAGACATTGAAAGAAGTATAGTAAATAGGGGAACAATTGGTTTTGGACATGGTCTTGCTATAAATCCTATAAAAATGCTTTGGGTTTTTAGTGTTTTTGCTAATGAAGGGAGTTTGTTAAAGCCAAGATTGATAAAGGGCATAGGAGAGAATATGGAAGATTCTAAAAAGGAGGTATTAAGGCAAGTATTTTCTAAAGAAACTTCAGAAGAGGTATTAAAGTTAATGACAGAGGTAATTAAAAAGGGTACAGCTAAGAGGCTCTCTAATTTAAAATACTATATTGCAGGTAAAACTGGTACTGCTCAGGTCTCTACAGCAAAAGGTTATTTAGATGTATATAATCATTTTTTCATAGGTTATCTCTTTTTAGAGGATAAAAAATATAGTATTCTAATTATGTTAGAAGAGCCCAAGAGAGGTAGATTTGCGGCAGAGACAGTGGTGCCACTTTTTGGAGAGATAGTTAAAAGACTGGCAATATATGGGAGGATGATAAATTGA
- the rsmH gene encoding 16S rRNA (cytosine(1402)-N(4))-methyltransferase RsmH, whose translation MEEVESIHKPVMLKEVIHYLNLSPGKIVVDATLGLGGHSSEILRELRGEGLLIGIDRDEEVLKLARERLSKIAGNFVLFNTTYDNLQNILKELNLSFIDAILFDLGFSSFHIEKSGRGFSFMRPEEPLDMRYSKDTALTAADILNTFSESELSNLFWEYGEEPLSKKLAKKIVERRKDKKFAYVGDLLEVIDEVIPRRRRHEATKVFQALRIAVNDELNIFKRALEQVPFILSIGGRIVVITYHSLEDRIVKNFFKSYSDKILPVSKKVIKPSIEEIKENRRARSAKLRVGERRENS comes from the coding sequence ATGGAAGAAGTAGAAAGCATTCATAAACCGGTAATGTTAAAAGAAGTTATTCACTATTTAAATCTATCTCCAGGGAAGATAGTTGTAGATGCTACTCTGGGTCTTGGAGGACACAGTAGTGAGATTTTAAGAGAATTGAGAGGAGAAGGACTTCTTATAGGTATAGATAGAGATGAAGAAGTGCTTAAATTGGCAAGGGAGAGATTAAGTAAGATAGCAGGTAATTTTGTATTGTTCAATACAACCTATGATAATCTACAAAATATTTTAAAAGAATTGAATTTATCATTCATTGATGCAATCTTATTTGATCTTGGTTTTTCCTCTTTTCATATAGAAAAGAGTGGAAGAGGGTTCTCTTTTATGAGACCTGAAGAACCTTTGGATATGAGATATTCTAAAGATACTGCTCTAACTGCAGCAGATATATTAAATACTTTTAGCGAATCAGAACTTTCAAACCTCTTCTGGGAGTATGGAGAGGAACCTTTATCAAAAAAGCTTGCAAAGAAAATAGTTGAAAGGAGAAAAGATAAAAAGTTTGCATATGTTGGAGATCTTTTAGAAGTAATTGATGAGGTTATACCAAGAAGAAGAAGACACGAAGCCACAAAGGTATTTCAAGCCTTAAGAATTGCAGTAAATGATGAGTTGAATATCTTTAAAAGAGCTTTGGAACAGGTTCCTTTTATTTTGTCCATAGGAGGAAGAATTGTGGTAATAACTTATCATTCTTTGGAAGATAGGATTGTTAAAAATTTCTTTAAGTCTTATTCAGACAAAATTCTTCCCGTTAGTAAAAAGGTGATAAAGCCATCTATAGAAGAGATAAAGGAAAATAGAAGGGCAAGAAGTGCCAAATTAAGGGTGGGGGAAAGGAGGGAAAATTCTTGA
- the mraZ gene encoding division/cell wall cluster transcriptional repressor MraZ, which translates to MFVGEYYHSLDEKGRLIIPNDFRQLLGETFYLTRGFERCLNIYTITDWNNFSQIISSFSPTDNLMRKLCRFWFSGSIQVTTDKLGRILIPSFLIEYAELSKEVVIIGAGKHIEIWAKEKWEEFNKEENILENMNEINSKVAELWKK; encoded by the coding sequence TTGTTTGTTGGGGAATATTATCATTCGCTTGATGAAAAGGGAAGGCTAATTATCCCTAATGATTTTAGACAGCTTTTAGGGGAGACCTTTTATCTTACCCGTGGTTTTGAAAGATGTCTAAATATTTATACTATTACAGACTGGAATAATTTTTCTCAGATAATCAGTAGCTTTTCACCTACAGACAATTTAATGAGAAAGCTTTGTAGATTCTGGTTTTCTGGATCTATTCAAGTTACCACTGATAAGTTAGGTAGAATTCTTATTCCATCTTTTTTAATTGAGTATGCAGAGCTCTCCAAAGAGGTAGTAATTATTGGTGCTGGTAAGCATATAGAAATTTGGGCAAAAGAAAAGTGGGAAGAGTTTAATAAAGAGGAGAACATTTTAGAGAATATGAATGAAATAAATTCTAAGGTGGCAGAGTTATGGAAGAAGTAG
- a CDS encoding zinc ribbon domain-containing protein translates to MKRETIPKLLEVQDLQLKYREFEKNLKNLQIEFDTFKSEKLEEIKLKEESLNDIKGQIKKLRDQQKEKEDQLVLLREKLKNEERRILVLKSPKEVMHMEKEIENLKNLISKIEDEVLNLMIEVEEKVKIEEELEKELNELKAVFEGKVKEYEKGIEEIEKEMENLSIEIENRKKEIPNNDLEEFDKLSKQKNYRAIARITNKDVCEGCKIAVPKLVLEKVKKGEIVNCPNCGRILWME, encoded by the coding sequence ATGAAGAGAGAAACAATTCCAAAATTGTTAGAAGTACAGGATCTACAGTTAAAATACAGAGAGTTTGAAAAAAATTTAAAAAATCTTCAAATAGAGTTTGATACTTTTAAGAGCGAAAAGTTGGAAGAAATAAAACTGAAAGAAGAAAGTCTTAATGATATTAAAGGACAGATTAAAAAGTTAAGAGATCAACAGAAAGAAAAAGAGGACCAACTTGTACTATTAAGAGAAAAGCTTAAGAATGAAGAAAGAAGAATATTGGTTTTGAAGAGTCCTAAAGAAGTGATGCATATGGAAAAGGAGATAGAAAATCTAAAAAATTTGATTTCGAAGATCGAAGATGAGGTTTTAAATCTAATGATCGAAGTTGAAGAGAAGGTGAAAATTGAGGAAGAATTAGAAAAAGAATTGAATGAGCTTAAGGCAGTATTTGAAGGAAAAGTAAAGGAATATGAAAAGGGCATAGAAGAAATAGAAAAAGAAATGGAAAATTTAAGTATAGAGATCGAAAATAGAAAAAAGGAAATTCCTAACAATGATTTGGAAGAATTTGATAAATTGTCAAAGCAAAAAAATTATAGGGCAATAGCAAGGATTACTAATAAAGATGTCTGTGAAGGATGTAAAATAGCAGTTCCTAAATTGGTTCTTGAGAAAGTAAAGAAGGGTGAGATTGTAAATTGTCCAAATTGTGGTAGAATTTTATGGATGGAGTGA
- a CDS encoding SHOCT domain-containing protein produces MGKVGGVEILSKKVRKYLERNKRKDEEVLFCIVGQGNQSIIALEKRLLIIKPGFLAGATFGAKVSSFFYKDITGIEVNMGFVTGVIEISTPSYEATKERSWWGTKNNDDTRDIWKLSNCIPILKTDFPVFQPYLDKLRELIEQAKNPQEIKTSTQDDIATQLEKIVNLYKSGILTEEEYQKAKKKILGE; encoded by the coding sequence ATGGGTAAAGTAGGAGGAGTCGAAATCCTAAGCAAAAAAGTAAGAAAGTACCTTGAAAGAAATAAAAGAAAAGATGAAGAAGTTCTATTTTGTATTGTAGGTCAGGGAAATCAGAGTATAATTGCCCTTGAGAAAAGGCTATTAATAATTAAGCCTGGTTTTTTGGCTGGTGCTACCTTTGGAGCTAAGGTTTCAAGTTTCTTCTATAAAGATATTACAGGAATTGAAGTCAATATGGGTTTTGTAACTGGTGTTATAGAAATTTCAACCCCAAGTTATGAAGCAACTAAGGAACGAAGTTGGTGGGGCACAAAGAACAATGATGACACAAGAGATATTTGGAAATTATCAAATTGCATTCCCATACTTAAAACTGATTTCCCAGTGTTCCAACCTTATTTGGATAAGTTAAGAGAATTAATAGAACAAGCAAAAAATCCCCAAGAAATAAAAACATCTACTCAGGATGACATTGCAACTCAGCTTGAGAAAATAGTAAACCTATATAAGTCTGGAATTCTTACTGAGGAAGAGTATCAAAAAGCAAAAAAGAAAATACTTGGAGAATGA